From Brevibacillus marinus, a single genomic window includes:
- a CDS encoding enoyl-CoA hydratase/isomerase family protein: MKQPSAETVLTQRTDDVYTITLNRPAVLNALDLSMFTGLAAAIAEAERDPHICAVVLRGAGGHFCSGADLNLLQSITDPSQADALLALINRFLSQLAGLDKPTVAVIEGEAVGAGLDLALHADFVIASEDALLQAPFVQLGLTTDFGGTYLLPRLVGPAQARRLALLGERIAGSEAERIGLIYKAVPQRELEQTVDQLLAMLRRLPRQAYAVTKAGLAQAVTSTLTEMLSWEQAQQAQLLASPEVRQLIAAKRKQK; this comes from the coding sequence ATGAAGCAACCGAGCGCGGAAACCGTATTGACTCAACGTACTGACGATGTGTACACGATCACCTTGAACCGCCCTGCTGTCCTCAATGCGCTGGACCTGAGCATGTTTACGGGACTGGCCGCAGCCATTGCCGAGGCGGAGCGCGATCCACACATTTGCGCGGTGGTGCTGCGCGGCGCGGGCGGACATTTTTGCTCCGGCGCCGATCTGAACCTGCTGCAGAGCATCACCGATCCGAGCCAGGCAGATGCTTTGCTCGCGCTCATTAACCGCTTTCTCAGCCAGTTGGCCGGGCTGGACAAGCCTACGGTGGCCGTGATTGAGGGAGAGGCGGTGGGAGCTGGCCTTGACCTTGCCCTGCACGCAGACTTTGTCATTGCCAGTGAGGACGCCCTGCTGCAAGCGCCGTTTGTCCAGCTTGGCCTGACGACCGATTTCGGCGGCACCTATTTGCTGCCGCGGCTGGTCGGACCGGCACAAGCCCGGCGGCTGGCGCTGCTTGGCGAACGGATAGCGGGCAGCGAAGCGGAACGAATCGGCCTGATCTACAAGGCCGTCCCGCAGCGGGAACTGGAACAGACGGTGGACCAGCTGCTCGCGATGCTGCGCCGGCTGCCCCGCCAAGCATACGCCGTGACAAAAGCGGGGCTGGCGCAAGCAGTGACCTCCACCCTGACGGAGATGCTCAGCTGGGAACAAGCGCAGCAGGCTCAACTGCTCGCCTCGCCGGAAGTGCGGCAGCTCATCGCGGCGAAACGCAAGCAAAAGTGA
- a CDS encoding DUF2512 family protein, translating into MNIVLKLLLTGIVAVPGLLWAGTSLNFALLTSLLLALFSYAVGDLVILPKTNNTFASTADFLLTFSLLWAASTVFSQPYRLVGLFLTSFASSIVEFFYHDYLQRQGAHHSKHPG; encoded by the coding sequence GTGAACATCGTGCTCAAGCTCTTACTGACCGGAATCGTGGCTGTTCCCGGACTGCTCTGGGCAGGCACCTCGCTCAACTTTGCCCTGCTCACCAGTCTGCTGCTGGCGCTGTTTTCCTACGCTGTCGGCGACCTCGTGATCCTGCCGAAGACGAACAACACGTTTGCCAGCACCGCCGACTTTCTGCTTACGTTCAGCCTGTTGTGGGCGGCAAGCACGGTCTTTTCACAGCCGTACCGCTTGGTCGGCCTTTTTCTTACTTCGTTTGCCAGCTCGATTGTGGAGTTTTTCTACCACGATTATCTGCAGCGCCAAGGGGCTCACCATTCCAAGCACCCAGGCTGA
- a CDS encoding CaiB/BaiF CoA transferase family protein produces the protein MLSGTTVVDFTRYLPGSYCTLRLAEMGAEVIKIEAYPFVEPWSWARQHSGLNKRSAALNLHTAAGRELAFALAAQADVVVESFRPGVMRHLGLDYASLVEAKPDLIYCSLTGYGQSGSMYQLGGHDLNYQAVSGFLAANRDSEGRPVIPEIPLAGFAAGLYAAEQICAALVRKERTGQGANLDVAAVDILASWTRLHGEPGFAGLEQGMLREFAGGLLNYNVYETADGRFVALAALEEKYWHNFCHAVGREDWEDCIGQRVLDAADVYEELKALFLTRTQVEWNELGMEVDCCLTAVEELDTELPSLYDTSRERPAPIRRRDRRQEGQSEQRAAAAAAVLPGRDTHDLLRSKLSISAEQLRRYVKSGIIPEGDGHDEATERGNRIDSTY, from the coding sequence GTGCTTTCGGGAACCACGGTCGTCGATTTTACCCGTTATCTGCCGGGGTCGTACTGCACGTTGCGCTTGGCCGAGATGGGCGCGGAAGTGATCAAAATCGAGGCGTACCCGTTCGTCGAACCCTGGTCATGGGCAAGACAGCACAGCGGGCTAAACAAGCGCAGCGCAGCGCTCAATTTGCACACGGCTGCCGGCCGGGAGCTGGCATTTGCACTGGCAGCGCAGGCGGATGTGGTTGTCGAGAGTTTTCGCCCGGGAGTTATGCGCCACCTCGGCTTGGATTACGCATCATTGGTGGAAGCCAAACCTGACCTGATTTACTGCTCGTTAACCGGTTACGGCCAGTCGGGAAGCATGTACCAGCTGGGCGGTCACGATCTGAACTACCAGGCGGTCAGCGGCTTTTTGGCAGCGAACCGCGACAGTGAAGGACGTCCCGTGATTCCGGAGATTCCCTTGGCGGGGTTCGCGGCGGGCTTGTACGCTGCCGAACAGATCTGCGCGGCGCTGGTGCGGAAGGAGCGGACCGGGCAGGGGGCCAACCTGGACGTAGCTGCCGTCGACATCCTGGCTTCTTGGACGAGGCTGCATGGAGAGCCGGGATTTGCCGGTCTGGAGCAGGGGATGCTGCGGGAATTCGCCGGCGGCCTGCTCAACTACAACGTATATGAGACAGCGGATGGCCGGTTTGTCGCATTAGCCGCGCTCGAGGAAAAATACTGGCACAACTTCTGCCACGCGGTGGGGCGCGAGGACTGGGAGGACTGCATCGGGCAGCGCGTGCTCGATGCGGCGGATGTGTACGAGGAGTTGAAAGCGTTGTTCCTTACGCGGACGCAGGTGGAGTGGAACGAATTGGGCATGGAGGTGGATTGCTGTCTGACTGCCGTGGAAGAGCTGGACACAGAGCTGCCCAGCCTGTACGACACCAGCCGGGAACGGCCTGCTCCGATACGCCGGCGCGACCGGCGGCAGGAAGGGCAAAGCGAGCAGCGAGCTGCCGCTGCAGCGGCGGTTCTCCCGGGGCGCGACACCCATGATCTGCTCCGCTCCAAGCTCTCCATCAGTGCGGAACAATTGCGCCGCTACGTTAAATCGGGCATTATTCCGGAAGGAGACGGACACGATGAAGCAACCGAGCGCGGAAACCGTATTGACTCAACGTACTGA
- a CDS encoding YicC/YloC family endoribonuclease has translation MIRSMTGFGRREAERAQLRLVVEMRAVNHRFCEIVVRLPKSWLSLEDRVKKAVSQKIRRGRVEVFVSSEAAVSPGGGVSINHEAAQAYLRAAQELSEQYLLQHNLTVTDLLQLPGVVLTSDEAPQSPEEAAEWLLPLVEEAADDLLTMRCNEGRIICADLRQRLDRIRHWSEQISAQAAAGVAEYRSRLQERLAEWTADLQIDEQRLAQEVLLFAERADVTEEVTRLLSHCQQFAELLDADEAVGRKLDFLLQEMNRETNTIAAKANYLPIQRLAVEMKTELEKMREQVQNVE, from the coding sequence ATGATACGTAGCATGACAGGATTCGGGCGCAGAGAAGCAGAGCGTGCACAGCTGCGCCTGGTCGTGGAGATGCGGGCAGTCAATCATCGCTTTTGCGAAATTGTTGTTCGTCTCCCGAAAAGTTGGCTATCCTTGGAAGACAGAGTAAAAAAAGCGGTCTCGCAAAAGATCCGCCGCGGCCGGGTGGAGGTCTTTGTCTCCAGTGAAGCGGCGGTCTCGCCGGGCGGCGGCGTTTCCATCAATCATGAAGCGGCCCAGGCATACCTGCGGGCAGCCCAAGAGTTGAGTGAACAGTACCTGCTGCAGCATAACCTGACGGTCACGGATCTGCTGCAGTTGCCGGGAGTCGTCCTGACCAGCGACGAAGCGCCGCAGTCTCCCGAGGAAGCGGCCGAATGGCTGCTGCCGCTCGTCGAGGAGGCGGCGGATGACCTGTTGACGATGCGCTGCAACGAAGGCCGGATCATCTGCGCTGACCTCCGCCAGCGACTGGACCGCATCCGCCACTGGAGCGAGCAGATTAGCGCGCAAGCCGCCGCGGGCGTGGCTGAGTATCGCAGCCGGCTGCAGGAGCGGCTGGCGGAATGGACAGCGGATCTGCAGATTGACGAGCAGCGGCTGGCGCAGGAAGTGCTGCTCTTCGCCGAGCGGGCGGACGTCACGGAAGAGGTGACGCGGCTGCTCAGCCACTGTCAGCAGTTTGCCGAGTTGCTGGACGCAGACGAAGCCGTGGGGCGCAAACTGGATTTTCTCTTGCAGGAGATGAATCGCGAAACCAATACGATTGCCGCAAAGGCGAATTATCTGCCGATTCAGCGCTTGGCTGTGGAAATGAAAACGGAACTGGAAAAGATGAGGGAACAGGTGCAAAACGTGGAATAA
- the coaBC gene encoding bifunctional phosphopantothenoylcysteine decarboxylase/phosphopantothenate--cysteine ligase CoaBC has translation MQPLTGKSIILGVTGGIAAYKAAALTSKLTQLGAQVHVILTENAQQFVQPLTFQALSHLPVHVDTFGEPNPGAIAHIDLADRADLVVIAPATANLLGKMAHGIADDMLTTTLLATKAPILIAPAMNVNMYDHPAVKANMRRLAEMGCRFVEPGEGLLACGWIGKGRMAEPEEIAEAVVHFFQEGRHPAAGEQRPPAAEAGLAGGGSTGDLRGLKVLVTAGPTRERIDPVRYISNHSSGKMGYAIAEAARDRGGEVVLISGPVALPRPDGVTFVAVESAQEMYDAVMAHLPESDVIVKAAAVSDYRPVNVHAHKLKKQADRVTLELEKAPDILQAVGERKQPGQFVVGFAAETENLDGYATGKLKRKNADLIVGNNVLAEGAGMGTDTNLVTFFTADGQALEQPLMSKRQVADKLFDLVLQQLAVRRERR, from the coding sequence GTGCAACCGTTAACAGGAAAATCGATCATCCTGGGTGTTACAGGCGGGATCGCAGCCTACAAGGCGGCCGCTTTAACCAGTAAACTGACGCAGCTGGGCGCGCAGGTGCACGTCATTCTGACGGAAAACGCGCAACAGTTCGTGCAGCCGCTCACCTTTCAGGCGCTCTCGCACTTGCCGGTCCACGTCGATACGTTTGGCGAGCCGAATCCCGGCGCGATCGCCCACATCGATCTGGCCGACCGGGCCGATCTGGTGGTGATCGCACCCGCTACGGCCAATCTGCTCGGAAAAATGGCGCACGGAATCGCGGACGACATGCTGACCACCACGTTGCTGGCGACAAAAGCGCCCATCCTGATCGCCCCGGCGATGAACGTCAATATGTACGACCATCCGGCCGTCAAGGCCAACATGCGGCGGCTGGCGGAAATGGGCTGCCGCTTTGTGGAGCCGGGAGAGGGGCTGCTCGCCTGCGGCTGGATTGGCAAAGGGCGGATGGCTGAACCGGAAGAGATCGCGGAAGCGGTGGTCCACTTTTTTCAGGAAGGGCGGCACCCCGCTGCGGGCGAGCAGAGGCCGCCAGCTGCGGAAGCCGGCTTGGCAGGCGGCGGAAGCACGGGTGATCTGCGCGGACTGAAAGTGCTCGTTACGGCGGGTCCTACGCGCGAGAGGATCGACCCGGTGCGCTACATCTCCAACCACTCCTCCGGCAAGATGGGCTACGCCATCGCCGAAGCGGCACGCGACCGGGGCGGTGAGGTGGTGCTGATCAGCGGGCCGGTCGCCTTGCCGCGTCCGGACGGCGTAACCTTTGTCGCCGTCGAGTCGGCGCAGGAGATGTACGATGCGGTGATGGCCCATCTGCCCGAAAGCGACGTGATCGTCAAGGCGGCGGCCGTCTCCGATTACCGTCCGGTCAACGTTCATGCGCACAAGCTGAAAAAGCAGGCCGATCGCGTGACGCTGGAGCTGGAAAAGGCGCCGGACATCCTGCAGGCCGTCGGCGAGCGCAAGCAGCCGGGCCAATTCGTGGTCGGCTTCGCGGCGGAGACGGAGAATCTGGACGGCTACGCGACCGGAAAACTGAAGCGGAAAAACGCCGATTTGATCGTCGGCAACAACGTCCTGGCGGAAGGTGCGGGCATGGGCACGGACACCAACCTCGTCACGTTTTTCACGGCGGACGGGCAGGCCCTGGAGCAGCCGCTGATGAGCAAACGGCAGGTGGCGGACAAGCTGTTTGATCTGGTGCTTCAGCAGCTGGCGGTACGCCGGGAACGGCGGTGA
- a CDS encoding Rqc2 family fibronectin-binding protein, protein MAYDGMVMRAAAHELQQLVGGRISRIYQPHPHDLVLAIRTQSGNHRLLLSANPSYPRLHLTTEEFVNPSEPPMFCMLLRKHCEGGTIEAISQVDTERILHIDVKARNELGDLKLKRIIAEIMGRHSNVILVDPESGLILDSVQHVSHAISQYRQVLPGRPYVAPPDQGKANPLHVTQQQFYQAIDWNAGKLDRQLVDLYSGISPLLAKEILHRAGVPTREHLWRAFHELLSRIEANQYEPTIVHAADKSVFSITPLTHLGDGEVQRFSSISACLQSYYQEKAMRDVVKQKVHDVIRIVTGEIAKNKKKLEKLNQTVAEAQEAERFRLYGELLAANLHLIKRGDSQCTVVNWYAEGEPLVTIPLDPLKTPAENMQAYYKRYTKAKNSVRMGEQQMAAAREEISYLEGILVQLADASLQEAEEIREELAEQGYVRSNKRQAGKKKKQEQPELAVYHSSDGIPILVGRNNKQNDYLTNKLAAPSDTWLHTKDIPGSHVVVRSRDVPETTLREAAMLAAYYSKARQGSQVPVDYTLVKYVKKPSGAKPGFCIYENQRTLYVTPDEALVKRLKANKPAADSQANS, encoded by the coding sequence ATGGCATACGACGGTATGGTGATGCGGGCGGCCGCCCATGAACTGCAGCAGCTGGTTGGCGGCCGGATCTCGCGGATTTACCAGCCTCATCCGCACGATCTTGTGCTTGCGATACGCACGCAGAGCGGCAACCACCGGCTGTTGCTCTCTGCCAACCCGAGCTATCCGCGACTCCACCTGACGACGGAGGAGTTCGTCAATCCCAGCGAACCGCCCATGTTCTGCATGCTGCTGCGAAAGCACTGCGAAGGCGGAACGATCGAAGCGATCAGCCAGGTGGACACGGAGCGCATCCTCCACATCGACGTCAAGGCGCGCAACGAGCTGGGCGACCTGAAGCTGAAGCGCATCATTGCGGAAATCATGGGCCGCCACAGCAATGTCATCCTGGTCGACCCGGAGAGCGGGCTGATTCTCGACAGTGTGCAGCACGTCTCCCATGCGATCAGCCAATACCGCCAGGTGCTCCCGGGACGTCCCTACGTAGCCCCGCCGGATCAGGGAAAAGCCAACCCGCTTCACGTTACTCAGCAGCAGTTTTACCAAGCGATCGACTGGAACGCGGGCAAACTGGACCGGCAGCTCGTCGACCTCTACAGCGGGATCAGTCCGCTCCTGGCGAAGGAGATTCTGCACCGCGCCGGCGTCCCGACGCGGGAACATCTGTGGCGGGCGTTTCACGAGCTGCTTTCCCGGATTGAAGCGAACCAGTACGAACCGACGATCGTCCACGCCGCAGACAAAAGCGTTTTTTCGATCACCCCGCTCACCCATCTCGGCGACGGCGAAGTGCAGCGCTTTTCCTCGATCAGCGCCTGCCTGCAAAGCTACTACCAGGAAAAAGCGATGCGCGACGTGGTGAAGCAGAAGGTGCACGACGTGATCCGGATCGTGACGGGAGAAATCGCGAAAAACAAGAAAAAGCTGGAAAAACTGAACCAGACAGTGGCTGAAGCGCAAGAGGCGGAGCGGTTTCGCCTGTACGGGGAACTGTTGGCCGCCAACCTGCACCTGATCAAACGCGGCGACAGCCAGTGCACGGTGGTGAACTGGTACGCGGAGGGCGAACCGCTCGTCACGATTCCGCTCGATCCGTTAAAAACGCCCGCGGAAAACATGCAGGCTTACTACAAACGCTACACCAAGGCGAAAAACAGCGTCAGGATGGGGGAACAGCAGATGGCCGCGGCACGCGAGGAGATCAGTTATCTGGAAGGGATTCTCGTGCAGCTTGCGGACGCTTCCTTGCAGGAAGCGGAAGAGATCCGGGAGGAGCTGGCCGAGCAAGGTTACGTTCGCAGCAACAAGCGGCAGGCAGGCAAAAAGAAAAAGCAGGAACAACCGGAACTGGCCGTTTACCACTCCAGCGACGGCATCCCGATTCTCGTCGGGCGCAACAACAAGCAAAACGATTATCTGACGAACAAGCTGGCCGCTCCTTCCGATACCTGGCTGCACACCAAAGACATCCCGGGTTCGCATGTGGTCGTTCGTTCCCGCGATGTTCCCGAGACGACGCTCCGGGAAGCGGCCATGCTTGCCGCTTACTACAGCAAAGCGCGCCAAGGCAGTCAGGTCCCCGTCGACTACACCTTGGTCAAATACGTGAAAAAGCCAAGCGGGGCGAAACCCGGTTTCTGTATTTACGAAAACCAGCGGACGCTGTACGTCACCCCGGACGAAGCACTCGTCAAGCGGCTGAAAGCAAACAAGCCCGCCGCCGACAGTCAGGCGAATAGCTGA
- the remA gene encoding extracellular matrix/biofilm regulator RemA, which yields MGIKLINIGFGNIVNANRIISIVSPESAPIKRIIQEARDRSMLVDATYGRRTRAVIITDSDHVILSAVQPETVAQRLHTKDDVSDE from the coding sequence TTGGGCATTAAACTGATCAACATCGGCTTTGGCAACATCGTCAACGCAAACCGGATCATCTCCATCGTGAGTCCCGAATCAGCACCGATCAAACGGATTATCCAGGAAGCGCGCGACCGCAGCATGCTCGTCGACGCCACCTATGGACGCAGGACCCGCGCCGTCATCATTACCGACAGCGACCACGTCATTTTGTCGGCTGTCCAGCCGGAGACGGTCGCGCAGCGATTACATACAAAAGACGACGTTTCGGATGAATAA
- a CDS encoding DUF309 domain-containing protein, whose protein sequence is MPDSQYPEPYVQFLCHFHGDRDYFECHEILEEFWKSQPQPREAVWVGLIQIAVALYHHRRGNLAGAGKLLERAIQIISDRREQAAKLGLDSAALIALLEQRLAQIRAHTAYTSLNLPIADPALKAACERRCAARGMRFGEPSRLDDPLLLHKHTLRDRSGVIRERQESLQRKRRKRGGE, encoded by the coding sequence ATGCCGGACAGCCAATATCCCGAACCTTATGTACAGTTTCTCTGCCATTTTCACGGAGACCGCGATTATTTTGAGTGCCACGAAATTCTGGAAGAATTCTGGAAAAGCCAGCCGCAGCCGCGGGAGGCTGTTTGGGTGGGACTGATCCAGATAGCCGTCGCCTTGTACCATCATCGCCGCGGCAACCTGGCCGGTGCCGGCAAGCTGCTGGAGCGGGCTATCCAGATCATCTCGGACCGCCGGGAACAAGCAGCCAAGCTGGGGCTGGACAGCGCTGCGCTGATCGCCCTGCTCGAGCAACGGCTGGCGCAAATCCGGGCACATACAGCCTATACCAGCCTCAATCTGCCGATCGCCGACCCCGCATTAAAGGCGGCGTGCGAGCGGCGCTGCGCCGCTCGGGGAATGCGCTTTGGCGAACCGAGCCGGCTGGACGATCCGCTGCTCTTGCACAAGCATACCCTGCGCGACCGCAGCGGCGTCATCCGGGAACGGCAGGAGAGCCTGCAGCGAAAGCGCAGGAAAAGGGGCGGAGAGTGA
- the rpoZ gene encoding DNA-directed RNA polymerase subunit omega — MLYPSIDKLTEKMGSKYVLVTVAAKRARQLRENGNVQVEKPKSKKYVGQALEEIIADQLVYIENDTRP; from the coding sequence ATGTTATACCCGTCCATCGACAAATTGACGGAGAAAATGGGCAGCAAATACGTATTGGTGACGGTAGCGGCCAAGCGTGCCCGGCAGCTTCGGGAAAACGGCAACGTGCAGGTTGAGAAGCCAAAGTCCAAAAAATACGTGGGGCAGGCTTTGGAAGAAATCATCGCCGATCAACTGGTCTATATCGAAAACGACACGCGTCCATAA
- the gmk gene encoding guanylate kinase: MNKPGDEIEDMGNDNGLLLVLSGPSGVGKGTVCSALRQRMKDIVYSVSVTTRAPRAGEVDGVNYFFRTKQEFERMIEQDELLEWAEYVGNYYGTPRRFVEETLASGRDVILEIEVQGAMQVKRKFPQGIFLFLAPPDLEELKNRIVGRGTENEEAVRKRMEAALAELELMNQYDYVVVNDEVGQACRRIEAIIIAEHLRKDRQIHKFRKWLKEE, from the coding sequence ATGAATAAACCAGGAGATGAAATCGAGGATATGGGGAATGACAACGGTCTGCTGCTGGTTCTTTCCGGTCCGTCCGGAGTGGGCAAAGGGACAGTCTGTTCCGCGCTGCGCCAACGGATGAAGGATATCGTCTACTCCGTCTCCGTGACGACGCGGGCGCCGCGAGCTGGCGAAGTAGACGGAGTGAACTACTTTTTCAGGACGAAGCAAGAATTTGAACGGATGATCGAACAAGACGAGCTCTTGGAATGGGCGGAATACGTCGGCAATTATTACGGCACGCCGCGCCGTTTCGTGGAAGAGACGCTGGCCAGCGGCCGGGACGTGATCCTGGAGATCGAGGTGCAGGGAGCGATGCAGGTGAAGCGGAAGTTTCCGCAAGGCATCTTTCTCTTCCTCGCGCCTCCCGATCTCGAGGAGTTGAAGAATCGCATCGTCGGGCGCGGGACCGAAAATGAAGAGGCGGTGCGCAAGCGGATGGAAGCGGCCCTGGCCGAGCTCGAACTGATGAACCAGTACGACTACGTGGTGGTCAACGACGAGGTGGGGCAGGCCTGCCGGCGCATCGAGGCGATCATCATCGCCGAGCATCTGCGCAAAGATCGGCAAATCCACAAATTTCGCAAATGGTTAAAGGAGGAGTGA
- a CDS encoding CPBP family intramembrane glutamic endopeptidase yields MQIAGVENRLLLICYGLAASLVVYYGLLWRQSIVETLWWFHLGVCIGIPSVHRLLETRQNEHQRMMPRTASPRQAEALFVGLVSGVPLFAASLAGISLIFASGVDPAHIRATLGRWGLAPEWVGLFGLYLIVVNSFLEEFLWRGFLLKRLTTWGRRQAILLNSLFFALYHLLIAAALFGQQWGWPIAGAVFLAGVFWSLLKLEYGKLYVPWLSHLTTDIALTVALVNWIY; encoded by the coding sequence ATGCAGATAGCTGGTGTTGAGAACAGGTTGCTTTTGATCTGCTACGGGCTGGCAGCCAGTCTCGTTGTCTACTACGGTTTGCTCTGGCGGCAAAGTATTGTGGAGACGCTGTGGTGGTTTCACCTGGGCGTCTGCATCGGAATCCCGTCTGTGCACCGGCTGCTGGAAACGAGACAGAACGAGCATCAGCGAATGATGCCGCGCACCGCCAGTCCGCGGCAAGCGGAGGCGTTGTTTGTCGGTCTGGTGAGCGGAGTGCCGCTGTTTGCCGCCTCGCTGGCCGGCATCTCACTGATCTTCGCCAGCGGGGTGGATCCGGCACATATCCGGGCGACGCTCGGCAGGTGGGGCCTTGCCCCGGAATGGGTTGGTTTGTTCGGGCTCTATTTGATTGTGGTCAATTCGTTTTTGGAGGAGTTTTTGTGGCGGGGCTTTTTGCTCAAGCGGCTCACCACGTGGGGGCGGCGGCAGGCGATCCTGCTCAACAGTTTGTTTTTCGCGCTGTACCATCTGCTGATCGCCGCTGCGCTGTTCGGTCAGCAGTGGGGCTGGCCGATTGCCGGTGCGGTTTTTCTCGCCGGGGTATTTTGGAGTTTGTTGAAGCTGGAGTACGGCAAACTGTACGTACCCTGGCTGAGCCATCTGACGACCGACATCGCCTTGACGGTCGCCCTGGTCAACTGGATTTACTAG